From the genome of Polyodon spathula isolate WHYD16114869_AA chromosome 14, ASM1765450v1, whole genome shotgun sequence, one region includes:
- the LOC121326785 gene encoding F-box-like/WD repeat-containing protein TBL1XR1 isoform X2, whose translation MSISSDEVNFLVYRYLQESGFSHSAFTFGIESHISQSNINGALVPPAALISIIQKGLQYVEAEVSINEDGTLFDGRPIESLSLIDAVMPDVVQTRQQAYRDKLAQQQAAAAAAAAVATANQQGAAKNGENTANGEENGAHALANNHADMMEVDGDVDIPQNKAMVLRGHESEVFICAWNPVSDLLASGSGDSTARIWNLSENSTSSSTQLVLRHCIREGGQDVPSNKDVTSLDWNSEGTLLATGSYDGFARIWTKDGNLASTLGQHKGPIFALKWNKKGNFILSAGVDKTTIIWDAQTGEAKQQFPFHSAPALDVDWQSNNTFASCSTDMCIHVCKLGQDRPIKTFQGHTNEVNAIKWDPTGNLLASCSDDMTLKIWSMKQDTCVHDLQAHNKEIYTIKWSPTGPGTNNPNANLMLASASFDSTVRLWDVDRGICIHTLTKHQEPVYSVAFSPDGRYLASGSFDKCVHIWNTQTGALVHSYRGTGGIFEVCWNAAGDKVGASASDGSVCVLDLRK comes from the exons ATGAGTATAAGCAGTGATGAGGTCAACTTCTTGGTGTACAGATATCTACAGGAGTCAG GGTTCTCCCATTCAGCATTCACTTTTGGTATTGAGAGCCACATCAGTCAGTCCAATATAAATGGTGCCCTAGTGCCCCCTGCTGCTCTCATTTCTATCATACAGAAAGGCTTGCAGTATGTAGAAGCAGAAGTCAGCATCAATGAG GATGGTACCCTTTTTGATGGCAGGCCGATAGAGTCGCTTTCTCTAATAGATGCTGTGATGCCTGATGTGGTACAAACCAGACAGCAAGCTTACAGGGACAAACTTGCACAgcagcaagcagcagcagcagctgcagccgCTGTCGCCACAGCCAATCAGCAAGGAGCTGCAAAGAATGGGGAAAATACTGCGAATGGGGAGGAAAATGGAGCACATGCCTTAGCAA ATAACCATGCAGACATGATGGAGGTAGATGGAGATGTAGATATTCCTCAGAATAAAGCTATGGTATTGCGTGGCCACGAGTCCGAAGTTTTCATCTGTGCTTGGAATCCAGTCAGTGACCTCCTTGCATCTGG GTCTGGTGATTCAACAGCACGTATCTGGAACCTTAGTGAGAACAGCACCAGCAGCTCGACTCAGCTTGTACTCAGACATTGCATAAGGGAAGGAGGACAGGATGTACCGAGTAACAAAGATGTCACTTCATTAGACTGGAAT AGTGAAGGTACGCTACTAGCAACAGGCTCGTATGATGGATTTGCCAGAATATGGACTAAAGATG GTAATCTTGCCAGCACCCTGGGTCAGCACAAAGGTCctatttttgctttaaaatggaaTAAGAAAGGAAATTTCATTCTTAGTGCTGGTGTTGATAAG ACTACAATCATTTGGGATGCACAGACTGGAGAAGCCAAACAGCAGTTCCCTTTCCACTCTG CACCAGCACTAGATGTTGACTGGCAAAGTAACAAcacatttgcctcatgcagtacAGACATGTGCATCCATGTCTGTAAACTGGGACAGGACAGACCCATCAAGACATTCCAAGGGCACACA aatgaaGTTAATGCTATCAAGTGGGATCCAACTGGTAACCTGCTGGCATCCTGCTCTGATGACATGACCCTAAAG ATATGGAGCATGAAACAGGATACCTGTGTCCATGACTTACAAGCGCACAACAAAGAGATATACACTATCAAATGGAGCCCAACAGGACCTGGCACCAACAACCCAAATGCCAATCTTATGTTAGCAAG tgcATCATTTGACTCTACTGTTCGATTATGGGACGTAGACCGAGGAATCTGCATCCACACACTGACCAAACATCAGGAACCTGTGTACAGTGTAGCCTTTAGCCCAGATGGCAGGTACCTAGCCAGCGGCTCTTTTGACAAATGTGTACACATCTGGAATACACAG ACGGGTGCTCTAGTCCATAGTTACAGGGGAACAGGAGGGATCTTTGAGGTTTGCTGGAATGCAGCAGGAGACAAAGTTGGAGCAAGTGCATCAGATGGATCA GTTTGTGTATTAGATCTTCGGAAATAA
- the LOC121326785 gene encoding F-box-like/WD repeat-containing protein TBL1XR1 isoform X1, whose translation MRSTSWCTDIYRSQPIFNAGFFIMFLPGFSHSAFTFGIESHISQSNINGALVPPAALISIIQKGLQYVEAEVSINEDGTLFDGRPIESLSLIDAVMPDVVQTRQQAYRDKLAQQQAAAAAAAAVATANQQGAAKNGENTANGEENGAHALANNHADMMEVDGDVDIPQNKAMVLRGHESEVFICAWNPVSDLLASGSGDSTARIWNLSENSTSSSTQLVLRHCIREGGQDVPSNKDVTSLDWNSEGTLLATGSYDGFARIWTKDGNLASTLGQHKGPIFALKWNKKGNFILSAGVDKTTIIWDAQTGEAKQQFPFHSAPALDVDWQSNNTFASCSTDMCIHVCKLGQDRPIKTFQGHTNEVNAIKWDPTGNLLASCSDDMTLKIWSMKQDTCVHDLQAHNKEIYTIKWSPTGPGTNNPNANLMLASASFDSTVRLWDVDRGICIHTLTKHQEPVYSVAFSPDGRYLASGSFDKCVHIWNTQTGALVHSYRGTGGIFEVCWNAAGDKVGASASDGSVCVLDLRK comes from the exons ATGAGGTCAACTTCTTGGTGTACAGATATCTACAGGAGTCAG CCAATATTTAATGCTGggttttttataatgtttctgCCAGGGTTCTCCCATTCAGCATTCACTTTTGGTATTGAGAGCCACATCAGTCAGTCCAATATAAATGGTGCCCTAGTGCCCCCTGCTGCTCTCATTTCTATCATACAGAAAGGCTTGCAGTATGTAGAAGCAGAAGTCAGCATCAATGAG GATGGTACCCTTTTTGATGGCAGGCCGATAGAGTCGCTTTCTCTAATAGATGCTGTGATGCCTGATGTGGTACAAACCAGACAGCAAGCTTACAGGGACAAACTTGCACAgcagcaagcagcagcagcagctgcagccgCTGTCGCCACAGCCAATCAGCAAGGAGCTGCAAAGAATGGGGAAAATACTGCGAATGGGGAGGAAAATGGAGCACATGCCTTAGCAA ATAACCATGCAGACATGATGGAGGTAGATGGAGATGTAGATATTCCTCAGAATAAAGCTATGGTATTGCGTGGCCACGAGTCCGAAGTTTTCATCTGTGCTTGGAATCCAGTCAGTGACCTCCTTGCATCTGG GTCTGGTGATTCAACAGCACGTATCTGGAACCTTAGTGAGAACAGCACCAGCAGCTCGACTCAGCTTGTACTCAGACATTGCATAAGGGAAGGAGGACAGGATGTACCGAGTAACAAAGATGTCACTTCATTAGACTGGAAT AGTGAAGGTACGCTACTAGCAACAGGCTCGTATGATGGATTTGCCAGAATATGGACTAAAGATG GTAATCTTGCCAGCACCCTGGGTCAGCACAAAGGTCctatttttgctttaaaatggaaTAAGAAAGGAAATTTCATTCTTAGTGCTGGTGTTGATAAG ACTACAATCATTTGGGATGCACAGACTGGAGAAGCCAAACAGCAGTTCCCTTTCCACTCTG CACCAGCACTAGATGTTGACTGGCAAAGTAACAAcacatttgcctcatgcagtacAGACATGTGCATCCATGTCTGTAAACTGGGACAGGACAGACCCATCAAGACATTCCAAGGGCACACA aatgaaGTTAATGCTATCAAGTGGGATCCAACTGGTAACCTGCTGGCATCCTGCTCTGATGACATGACCCTAAAG ATATGGAGCATGAAACAGGATACCTGTGTCCATGACTTACAAGCGCACAACAAAGAGATATACACTATCAAATGGAGCCCAACAGGACCTGGCACCAACAACCCAAATGCCAATCTTATGTTAGCAAG tgcATCATTTGACTCTACTGTTCGATTATGGGACGTAGACCGAGGAATCTGCATCCACACACTGACCAAACATCAGGAACCTGTGTACAGTGTAGCCTTTAGCCCAGATGGCAGGTACCTAGCCAGCGGCTCTTTTGACAAATGTGTACACATCTGGAATACACAG ACGGGTGCTCTAGTCCATAGTTACAGGGGAACAGGAGGGATCTTTGAGGTTTGCTGGAATGCAGCAGGAGACAAAGTTGGAGCAAGTGCATCAGATGGATCA GTTTGTGTATTAGATCTTCGGAAATAA
- the LOC121326785 gene encoding F-box-like/WD repeat-containing protein TBL1XR1 isoform X3, which produces MRSTSWCTDIYRSQDGTLFDGRPIESLSLIDAVMPDVVQTRQQAYRDKLAQQQAAAAAAAAVATANQQGAAKNGENTANGEENGAHALANNHADMMEVDGDVDIPQNKAMVLRGHESEVFICAWNPVSDLLASGSGDSTARIWNLSENSTSSSTQLVLRHCIREGGQDVPSNKDVTSLDWNSEGTLLATGSYDGFARIWTKDGNLASTLGQHKGPIFALKWNKKGNFILSAGVDKTTIIWDAQTGEAKQQFPFHSAPALDVDWQSNNTFASCSTDMCIHVCKLGQDRPIKTFQGHTNEVNAIKWDPTGNLLASCSDDMTLKIWSMKQDTCVHDLQAHNKEIYTIKWSPTGPGTNNPNANLMLASASFDSTVRLWDVDRGICIHTLTKHQEPVYSVAFSPDGRYLASGSFDKCVHIWNTQTGALVHSYRGTGGIFEVCWNAAGDKVGASASDGSVCVLDLRK; this is translated from the exons ATGAGGTCAACTTCTTGGTGTACAGATATCTACAGGAGTCAG GATGGTACCCTTTTTGATGGCAGGCCGATAGAGTCGCTTTCTCTAATAGATGCTGTGATGCCTGATGTGGTACAAACCAGACAGCAAGCTTACAGGGACAAACTTGCACAgcagcaagcagcagcagcagctgcagccgCTGTCGCCACAGCCAATCAGCAAGGAGCTGCAAAGAATGGGGAAAATACTGCGAATGGGGAGGAAAATGGAGCACATGCCTTAGCAA ATAACCATGCAGACATGATGGAGGTAGATGGAGATGTAGATATTCCTCAGAATAAAGCTATGGTATTGCGTGGCCACGAGTCCGAAGTTTTCATCTGTGCTTGGAATCCAGTCAGTGACCTCCTTGCATCTGG GTCTGGTGATTCAACAGCACGTATCTGGAACCTTAGTGAGAACAGCACCAGCAGCTCGACTCAGCTTGTACTCAGACATTGCATAAGGGAAGGAGGACAGGATGTACCGAGTAACAAAGATGTCACTTCATTAGACTGGAAT AGTGAAGGTACGCTACTAGCAACAGGCTCGTATGATGGATTTGCCAGAATATGGACTAAAGATG GTAATCTTGCCAGCACCCTGGGTCAGCACAAAGGTCctatttttgctttaaaatggaaTAAGAAAGGAAATTTCATTCTTAGTGCTGGTGTTGATAAG ACTACAATCATTTGGGATGCACAGACTGGAGAAGCCAAACAGCAGTTCCCTTTCCACTCTG CACCAGCACTAGATGTTGACTGGCAAAGTAACAAcacatttgcctcatgcagtacAGACATGTGCATCCATGTCTGTAAACTGGGACAGGACAGACCCATCAAGACATTCCAAGGGCACACA aatgaaGTTAATGCTATCAAGTGGGATCCAACTGGTAACCTGCTGGCATCCTGCTCTGATGACATGACCCTAAAG ATATGGAGCATGAAACAGGATACCTGTGTCCATGACTTACAAGCGCACAACAAAGAGATATACACTATCAAATGGAGCCCAACAGGACCTGGCACCAACAACCCAAATGCCAATCTTATGTTAGCAAG tgcATCATTTGACTCTACTGTTCGATTATGGGACGTAGACCGAGGAATCTGCATCCACACACTGACCAAACATCAGGAACCTGTGTACAGTGTAGCCTTTAGCCCAGATGGCAGGTACCTAGCCAGCGGCTCTTTTGACAAATGTGTACACATCTGGAATACACAG ACGGGTGCTCTAGTCCATAGTTACAGGGGAACAGGAGGGATCTTTGAGGTTTGCTGGAATGCAGCAGGAGACAAAGTTGGAGCAAGTGCATCAGATGGATCA GTTTGTGTATTAGATCTTCGGAAATAA